In Molothrus aeneus isolate 106 chromosome 4, BPBGC_Maene_1.0, whole genome shotgun sequence, the following are encoded in one genomic region:
- the SMAD1 gene encoding mothers against decapentaplegic homolog 1, with protein MNVTSLFSFTSPAVKRLLGWKQGDEEEKWAEKAVDALVKKLKKKKGAMEELEKALSCPGQPSNCVTIPRSLDGRLQVSHRKGLPHVIYCRVWRWPDLQSHHELKPLECCEFPFGSKQKEVCINPYHYKRVESPVLPPVLVPRHSEYNPQHSLLAQFRNLGQNEPHMPHNATFPDSFQQPSSHPFPHSPSSSYPNSPGSSSSTYPHSPASSDPGSPFQMPADTPPPTYLPPEDPMTHDTSQPMDTNMMAPAIPPDVHRGDVQAVAYEEPKHWCSIVYYELNNRVGEAFHASSTSILVDGFTDPSNNKNRFCLGLLSNVNRNSTIENTRRHIGKGVHLYYVGGEVYAECLSDSSIFVQSRNCNYHHGFHPTTVCKIPSGCSLKIFNNQEFAQLLAQSVNHGFETVYELTKMCTLRMSFVKGWGAEYHRQDVTSTPCWIEIHLHGPLQWLDKVLTQMGSPHNPISSVS; from the exons ATGAATGTAACAAGTTTATTCTCCTTCACCAGCCCAGCAGTGAAGAGGCTGTTGGGGTGGAAGCAAGGGGATGAAGAAGAGAAGTGGGCAGAGAAGGCTGTTGACGCATTAGTGAaaaaactgaagaagaaaaaaggtgctatggaggagctggagaaagcaCTAAGCTGTCCTGGCCAGCCCAGCAACTGTGTCACAATCCCTCGTTCCCTGGACGGCCGGCTCCAGGTGTCGCACCGGAAGGGGCTCCCGCACGTCATCTACTGCAGAGTGTGGCGCTGGCCCGACCTGCAGAGCCACCACGAACTGAAACCTCTGGAATGCTGCGAGTTCCCCTTTGGGTCAAAGCAGAAGGAGGTTTGCATCAATCCCTACCACTACAAGCGGGTGGAAAGTCCTG TTCTTCCTCCGGTGCTGGTGCCGAGGCACAGCGAGTAcaacccccagcacagcctcctggCGCAGTTCCGCAACCTGGGGCAGAACGAGCCCCACATGCCGCACAACGCCACCTTCCCGGACTccttccagcagcccagcagccacccGTTCCCCCACTCGCCCAGCAGCAGCTACCCCAACtcacctgggagcagcagcagcacctacCCACATTCTCCAGCCAGCTCAGACCCAGGAAGCCCTTTCCAAATGCCAG CTGATACTCCCCCGCCCACTTACCTGCCTCCGGAAGATCCGATGACACACGATACCTCGCAGCCCATGGATACCAACATGATGGCACCTGCAATTCCCCCTGACGTGCACAGAGGAG ATGTCCAGGCCGTCGCTTACGAAGAGCCCAAGCACTGGTGCTCCATCGTCTACTACGAGCTGAACAACCGCGTCGGGGAGGCGTTCCACGCGTCCTCCACCAGCATCCTGGTGGATGGCTTCACTGACCCCTCCAACAACAAGAACAGGttctgcctggggctgctctccaACGTCAACCGCAACTCCACCATTGAGAACACCAGGCGGCACATTGGCAAAG gtGTCCATCTGTACTATGTTGGAGGGGAGGTGTACGCTGAATGTTTGAGCGACAGCAGCATCTTCGTGCAAAGCCGGAACTGCAACTACCATCACGGCTTCCATCCCACCACGGTCTGCAAAATCCCCAGTGGCTGCAGTCTGAAGATTTTCAATAATCAAGAGTTTGCTCAGCTCCTGGCTCAGTCTGTGAACCATGGCTTTGAGACAGTGTACGAGCTTACTAAGATGTGCACTCTCCGGATGAGTTTTGTAAAG ggctggggagctgaatATCATCGCCAGGATGTAACAAGCACTCCATGCTGGATAGAGATACATCTCCATGGTCCCCTTCAGTGGCTGGATAAAGTACTTACTCAAATGGGCTCTCCTCATAATCCTATTTCTTCAGTGTCTTAA